Proteins co-encoded in one Bufo gargarizans isolate SCDJY-AF-19 unplaced genomic scaffold, ASM1485885v1 original_scaffold_1911_pilon, whole genome shotgun sequence genomic window:
- the LOC122923785 gene encoding N-acetylgalactosaminyltransferase 7-like produces MGSYYRCKYWSYDENLLTSSVIIVFHNEGWSTLMRTVHSVIKRTPRKYLAEIVMIDDYSNKEHLKSRLDNYVKQWNGLVKVFRNERREGLIQARSIGAQKAKLGQVLIYLDAHCEVGINWYAPLIAPIAQDRTACTVPLIDYIDGNVYTIEPQQGGDSDGFARGAWDWSMLWKRIPLSDREKAKRKHRTEPYWSPAMAGGLFAIEREFFFELGLYDPGLQIWGGENFEISYKIWQCGGKLLFTPCSRVGHIYRLHGWQGNPPPVYVGSSPTLK; encoded by the exons atgggatcctatTATAG GTGCAAATACTGGAGTTATGATGAGAACTTGCTCACGTCCAGTGTGATCATTGTTTTCCATAATGAAGGCTGGTCGACGCTCATGAGGACCGTTCACAGTGTTATCAAGAGGACCCCTAGAAAATACCTGGCTGAGATTGTCATGATAGATGATTACAGTAACAAAG AACATTTAAAGTCAAGGCTGGACAATTACGTCAAGCAGTGGAATGGGCTGGTAAAGGTATTTAGGAACGAACGTAGAGAGGGGCTTATACAGGCCCGAAGCATCGGAGCCCAGAAGGCGAAACTAGGACAA GTTTTAATTTATCTGGATGCACACTGTGAAGTGGGAATTAATTGGTATGCTCCTTTAATAGCTCCTATAGCCCAAGACAG AACTGCTTGTACTGTTCCACTAATAGATTACATTGATGGCAATGTTTATACCATTGAGCCACAGCAAGGTGGGGATAGCGATGGTTTTGCTCGAGGGGCCTGGGACTGGAGCATGTTATGGAAACGAATTCCATTAAGCGACAGAGAAAAGGCCAAACGAAAGCATAGAACTGAACCTTATTG GTCTCCTGCCATGGCCGGAGGATTATTTGCGATCGAGAGAGAGTTCTTCTTCGAGTTGGGTCTTTATGACCCAGGTCTTCAGATCTGGGGAGGAGAGAACTTTGAAATTTCCTACAAG ATCTGGCAATGTGGAGGAAAGCTATTGTTTACACCTTGTTCACGTGTGGGTCACATCTACCGTCTGCATGGGTGGCAAGGAAACCCACCCCCAGTTTATGTGGGATCCTCACCAACACTGAAG